A window of the Streptomyces sp. NBC_00250 genome harbors these coding sequences:
- a CDS encoding IclR family transcriptional regulator: MATADAGGAQVKSAVRTVELLEYFAGRPGMHSLAAVQEAVGYPKSSLYMLLRTLVELGWVETDATGTRYGIGVRALLVGTSYIDGDEVVAASRPTLDRLSDDTTETIHLARLDGTNVVYLATRQSQHYLRPFTRVGRRLPAHSTSLGKALLATHTDEQVRKLLPETLPALTEHTITDREQLIEELRVIREQGISVDREENTLGLRCFGVAIPYRTPARDAISCSVPVARLTPAHEQMIKDALFDARDRLTLATRRL; encoded by the coding sequence ATGGCGACTGCCGACGCGGGCGGAGCGCAGGTGAAGTCCGCGGTGCGGACCGTGGAGCTGCTCGAATACTTCGCCGGGCGCCCGGGGATGCACTCGCTCGCCGCGGTCCAGGAGGCCGTCGGCTACCCCAAGTCCAGCCTGTACATGCTGCTGCGCACCCTGGTCGAGCTGGGCTGGGTGGAGACGGACGCGACCGGTACCCGGTACGGCATCGGCGTACGGGCGCTGCTCGTCGGCACCTCGTACATCGACGGCGACGAGGTGGTGGCCGCCTCCCGGCCCACCCTGGACCGGCTCTCCGACGACACCACCGAGACCATCCACCTGGCGCGGCTCGACGGCACCAACGTCGTCTATCTGGCGACCCGCCAGTCCCAGCACTACCTGCGGCCGTTCACCCGGGTCGGGCGCCGGCTGCCCGCGCACTCGACCTCGCTCGGCAAGGCGCTGCTCGCCACCCACACCGACGAGCAGGTGCGCAAGCTGCTCCCGGAGACCCTCCCGGCCCTGACCGAGCACACGATCACCGACCGCGAGCAGCTCATCGAGGAGCTGCGCGTCATCCGTGAGCAGGGCATCTCGGTGGACCGCGAGGAGAACACGCTCGGGCTGCGCTGCTTCGGCGTCGCCATCCCGTACCGGACCCCGGCGCGGGACGCGATCAGCTGCTCGGTGCCGGTGGCGCGGCTCACCCCGGCCCACGAGCAGATGATCAAGGACGCGCTCTTCGACGCCCGGGACCGGCTGACGCTGGCGACCCGCCGCCTCTGA
- a CDS encoding aldehyde dehydrogenase (NADP(+)), which produces MAAEPVWSVDPRTGKPRERVAVEATAADVDRSVRAAHAVREALADRTVRAAFLRTAAGLLHEAGGEIVETADAETALGPVRLTSELARTVAQLRAFAEVVEEGSFLDIRIDLPDPAAIPPRPDLRRWKIPLGVVAVYAASNFPLAFSVPGGDTASALAAGCPVVIKAHPDHPATSELCASLLRRAAAEAGLPEDVVVLVHGFDAGVELVRHPLVSAAGFTGSVRGGRALFDAAAARPVPIPFHGELGSLNPVVITPAAVEERAEEIGAGLAGSMTLGQGQFCTKPGFVLAPSGDAGDRFVDALTDSLRDAEPGVMLDHRMRDHFLTGTDGMARIPGVTAPVRPAAGGPHTVKAGFLAVDAKTLLDGPHPGLVEEVFGPVTVVVRYDSRTEVTEVLSRVPGNLTATLQIAERDQDEDAAPLLAELTPLAGRVLVNGWPTGVAVAAAQHHGGPYPATTSTATSVGATAIERWLRPVTYQSTPGHLLPPELRDDNPLGLPRH; this is translated from the coding sequence GTGGCGGCAGAACCAGTGTGGAGCGTGGACCCCCGGACGGGGAAGCCGCGCGAGCGGGTCGCGGTGGAGGCGACGGCGGCGGACGTCGACCGGTCCGTACGGGCCGCGCACGCGGTCCGCGAGGCCCTCGCCGACCGGACCGTGCGGGCCGCCTTCCTCCGTACCGCGGCCGGCCTCCTCCACGAGGCGGGCGGAGAGATCGTCGAGACCGCCGATGCCGAGACCGCCCTCGGGCCGGTCCGCCTCACCAGCGAACTCGCCCGCACCGTCGCCCAGTTGAGGGCCTTCGCCGAGGTCGTCGAGGAAGGCTCCTTCCTCGACATCCGGATCGACCTGCCCGACCCCGCGGCGATCCCGCCCCGGCCCGACCTGCGCCGCTGGAAGATCCCGCTCGGCGTCGTCGCCGTCTACGCCGCCAGCAACTTCCCGCTCGCCTTCTCCGTCCCCGGCGGCGACACCGCGAGCGCCCTCGCGGCCGGCTGCCCCGTGGTGATCAAGGCCCATCCCGACCACCCGGCCACCTCCGAACTCTGCGCCTCGCTGCTCCGCAGGGCCGCCGCGGAGGCAGGCCTCCCCGAGGACGTCGTCGTCCTCGTCCACGGCTTCGACGCGGGTGTCGAGCTGGTCCGCCACCCGCTCGTCTCGGCCGCCGGATTCACCGGCTCGGTCCGCGGCGGCCGGGCCCTCTTCGACGCGGCCGCCGCCCGGCCCGTCCCCATCCCCTTCCACGGCGAACTCGGCTCCCTCAACCCGGTCGTGATCACCCCGGCCGCCGTCGAGGAGCGGGCCGAGGAGATCGGAGCCGGCCTGGCCGGCTCCATGACGCTGGGGCAGGGCCAGTTCTGCACCAAGCCCGGCTTCGTCCTCGCCCCCTCGGGCGACGCGGGCGACCGCTTCGTCGACGCGCTGACGGACTCCCTGCGCGACGCCGAGCCCGGCGTGATGCTCGACCACCGGATGCGGGACCACTTCCTCACCGGCACCGACGGGATGGCCCGGATCCCCGGCGTCACCGCGCCGGTCCGGCCCGCCGCCGGGGGGCCGCACACCGTCAAGGCCGGTTTCCTGGCCGTCGACGCCAAGACCCTGCTCGACGGCCCGCACCCCGGCCTCGTGGAGGAGGTCTTCGGCCCGGTCACCGTCGTCGTCCGCTACGACTCCCGTACGGAGGTCACCGAGGTCCTCTCCCGGGTGCCCGGCAACCTCACCGCCACCCTGCAGATCGCCGAGCGGGACCAGGACGAGGACGCGGCCCCGCTCCTCGCCGAACTCACCCCGCTCGCGGGCCGCGTCCTCGTCAACGGATGGCCCACCGGCGTCGCCGTCGCCGCCGCCCAGCACCACGGCGGCCCCTACCCGGCCACCACCTCCACCGCCACCTCGGTCGGCGCGACCGCGATCGAGCGCTGGCTGCGCCCGGTCACCTACCAGTCGACCCCCGGCCACCTGCTCCCGCCGGAGCTTCGCGACGACAACCCGCTGGGCCTGCCCCGCCACTGA